A DNA window from Theobroma cacao cultivar B97-61/B2 chromosome 5, Criollo_cocoa_genome_V2, whole genome shotgun sequence contains the following coding sequences:
- the LOC18598369 gene encoding transcription termination factor MTEF1, chloroplastic: MQDTLPFLSKNNPFSPSLSSHHHHKHHDFPSLSRPRNLHFPTFSSKTITIPLPPKPPKIPEIPSISPPPSSHSDFQEKMLYLDSIGLDFFSLIQHHPPIITTSLNDLKSTVDFLTSFNFSTLELRRILSMCPEILTTKPTTLLPIFTFLFREARVNGSDLKKVINRRPRLLTCNVETQLRPTLYFLQNIGISEVKKHTSLLSCSVENKLIPRIEYFQKMGFSYRQTISMFRRFPQLFNYSVKENYEPKLNYFVVEMGRDLKELKEFPQYFSFSLENRIKPRHQCCIEKGVCFPLPVLLRTSEVEFRNRLEVCCNSSLPFKGSPLWCTKNCDIE, from the coding sequence ATGCAAGACACACTCCCTTTCCTCTCCAAAAACAACCCTTTTTCTCCCTCACTCTCCTCCCACCACCACCATAAACACCATGATTTTCCTTCACTTTCTCGCCCCAGAAACCTCCACTTCCCCACTTTTTCTTCCAAAACAATCACTATTCCTCTCCCTCCCAAACCCCCCAAAATCCCAGAAATCCCTTCCATATCCCCACCCCCAAGCTCCCACTCCGACTTCCAAGAAAAAATGCTTTACCTGGACTCCATCGGCCTCGATTTTTTCTCCCTAATCCAACaccaccctcccatcataacCACCTCTCTCAATGATCTAAAATCAACCGTTGATTTCCTCACCTCCTTCAACTTCAGTACGCTCGAGCTACGGCGAATCCTCTCCATGTGTCCTGAAATCCTAACCACCAAACCAACTACCCTGCTCCCAATCTTCACTTTCCTCTTCCGAGAAGCCCGCGTCAACGGCTCTGATTTAAAGAAAGTAATCAACCGACGGCCCAGATTGCTCACATGCAACGTGGAAACCCAGCTGCGTCCCACCCTCTATTTCCTCCAAAACATCGGCATCTCCGAGGTAAAAAAACACACTTCCTTACTCTCTTGCAGCGTGGAAAACAAACTGATTCCTCGTATCGAGTACTTCCAAAAAATGGGATTCTCTTACAGGCAAACCATTTCGATGTTCCGTAGATTTCCTCAACTGTTTAATTACAGTGTTAAGGAAAATTACGAGCcgaaattgaattattttgtGGTGGAAATGGGGAGAGATTTGAAAGAGCTTAAAGAGTTTCCACAGTATTTTTCGTTTAGCTTGGAGAATAGGATAAAGCCAAGGCACCAATGTTGTATTGAAAAAGGGGTCTGTTTTCCTTTACCTGTTTTGTTAAGGACAAGTGAAGTTGAGTTTCGTAATAGACTGGAGGTTTGTTGTAATTCTTCGTTGCCGTTTAAGGGGTCTCCTTTGTGGTGTACAAAAAATTGTGATATCGAATAG
- the LOC18598368 gene encoding uncharacterized protein LOC18598368, with protein MGMLTHRINKESLKPGDHVYCWRIGFLYADHGIYVGDDKVIHLLRCCSEGRGSLLDLPLNISMLAQSQPSCPSCTQTKRDGIICSCLNCFLGGRVLRRYEYGVNNAVFIVKVRGGTCTRAVSDSADVAVHRAKYLLDYATNSYKLFMNNSEEFAIYCKTGVALAGYGTPVLKGQAASIPSFLLAACMSAPLHLSKANGLCIAATLFGLYSSLRFILDIRRNGDEVKVIVEDLVGN; from the exons AATCAATAAGGAGAGTCTAAAACCTGGTGACCATGTTTACTGTTGGAGGATAGGCTTTCTCTATGCTGATCATG GCATCTATGTAGGAGATGACAAAGTCATTCATTTATTGAGATGTTGTTCAGAAGGAAGAGGAAGTTTGCTGGATCTTCCCCTGAACATATCAATGCTAGCACAATCTCAACCATCCTGCCCTTCCTGCACTCAAACAAAACGAGATGGTATCATCTGCTCTTGCCTCAACTGCTTCCTAGGTGGTAGAGTCTTGCGCCGGTATGAATATGGTGTTAATAATGCTGTCTTTATTGTGAAAGTACGCGGTGGAACATGTACTCGGGCAGTCTCGGACTCAGCTGATGTGGCTGTTCATCGAGCAAAGTACTTGCTTGATTATGCAACCAATAGCTATAAGCTATTCATGAATAACAGTGAAGAATTTGCCATCTACTGTAAAACTGGAGTGGCCCTTGCAGGCTACGGAACACCAGTGCTAAAGGGACAAGCTGCATCAATACCCAGTTTCTTACTAGCTGCTTGCATGTCTGCGCCTTTGCATTTAAGCAAAGCAAATGGACTTTGTATAGCTGCAACATTGTTTGGATTATATAGCAGTCTCAGATTTATTTTGGATATCAGGCGTAATGGGGATGAAGTGAAGGTAATCGTGGAGGATCTGGTAGGGAACTAG
- the LOC18598362 gene encoding transcription repressor OFP6, giving the protein MSSNRKKLIFNTVSVSLGCSSCKKPKLTSFFNPKPKPKPKPKPKSRSYNTHSFYNYSSSSSSKKTTHCSFSEYETATSFSPSTDTPEHWDMDTDTDQEIEGSMATVRGFGRVGGESLAVEKDSDDPYLDFRHSMLQMILEKEIYSKDDLRELLNCFLQLNSPHHHGIIVRAFTEIWNGVFSVKPGGASPKLHFGYRPRDF; this is encoded by the coding sequence ATGTCAAGCAACAGGAAAAAGCTGATCTTCAACACAGTATCAGTCAGCTTAGGCTGCAGCAGCTGCAAGAAGCCGAAGCTCACTAGTTTTTTTAACCCAAAACCGAAACCGAAACCgaaaccaaaaccaaaatcCCGTTCTTACAATACCCATTCTTTTTACAACTACTCTTCCTCAAGCTCTTCCAAGAAAACAACCCATTGTTCCTTCTCAGAATATGAAACTGCCACCTCTTTTTCTCCAAGCACAGACACTCCTGAGCACTGGGACATGGACACCGACACGGACCAGGAAATAGAGGGTTCAATGGCCACCGTACGAGGGTTTGGCCGTGTGGGAGGAGAGAGCCTGGCGGTGGAGAAAGACTCCGATGACCCTTATTTGGATTTCAGGCACTCCATGTTGCAAATGATATTGGAGAAGGAGATATATTCCAAAGATGATTTAAGGGAGCTTCTCAACTGTTTCTTGCAGCTGAATTCGCCTCATCATCATGGGATTATTGTTAGAGCTTTCACGGAGATCTGGAACGGGGTGTTCTCCGTCAAGCCTGGTGGGGCGTCTCCGAAGCTGCATTTTGGGTACAGGCCACGTGACTTCTAG
- the LOC18598361 gene encoding transcription repressor OFP13 produces the protein MGKKMKLPFLSKNTIQAKSSWPWPSCHQPRTLSFRTDDSLFKTINSAYLDAIIEAETPESWFSNSSESASFSTASDESGGDPVETVIRGLRSERLFFEPGETSSILEEAKPSGLPFKESVVLSMESQDPFADFRKSMEEMVEAHGLKDWGGLEELLCWYLRVNGKSNHGYIVGAFVDLLVGLALSSTAIPSCSNCSHSPSSPLSFYTSSSSEDSSTTPCVSSLEAEEEIDNTSHCLSSLLEAEKEITEDKDDASSSLDV, from the coding sequence ATGGGGAAGAAGATGAAGCTCCCTTTCCTCTCCAAGAACACCATACAAGCAAAATCCTCCTGGCCATGGCCTTCCTGTCACCAGCCCAGAACTCTCTCTTTCAGAACAGATGACAGCCTCTTCAAGACCATCAACTCAGCTTACTTGGACGCCATCATTGAGGCTGAAACGCCCGAGTCATGGTTCTCCAACTCCTCTGAATCAGCAAGCTTTTCAACAGCATCTGACGAGTCTGGGGGTGATCCTGTTGAGACTGTCATTCGTGGTTTAAGGTCAGAGAGGCTGTTTTTCGAGCCAGGAGAGACTAGTTCAATCCTGGAAGAGGCTAAGCCAAGCGGGTTACCATTTAAAGAGAGTGTAGTCTTGTCAATGGAGTCTCAAGATCCATTCGCGGATTTCAGGAAGTCCATGGAAGAAATGGTGGAAGCTCACGGGTTAAAAGATTGGGGAGGTCTTGAAGAGCTTTTGTGTTGGTATTTGAGAGTAAATGGCAAAAGCAATCATGGCTACATCGTTGGTGCCTTCGTTGATTTGCTTGTAGGTCTTGCTCTCTCGTCTACGGCAATTCCTTCTTGTTCCAATTGTTCTCATTCTCCTTCTTCTCCTTTATCTTTTTACACTTCTTCTTCCTCTGAGGATTCTTCAACAACTCCTTGTGTATCTTCATTAGAAGCTGAGGAAGAGATTGATAACACCAGTCATTGTTTATCTTCATTATTAGAGGCAGAAAAGGAGATCACTGAAGATAAAGATGATGCTTCTTCATCTTTAGATGTTTGA